Proteins from a genomic interval of Channa argus isolate prfri chromosome 11, Channa argus male v1.0, whole genome shotgun sequence:
- the LOC137136205 gene encoding histone-lysine N-methyltransferase SETD1B-A-like, whose protein sequence is MESEKQSTERETLPQQWRSCKLIIDPALTKGLYKVYRFDGQYFNIPVEDLGLFPVDTVRDPRICRLWSKCNKTDLVVPKFKVDEWYVGPVPPKEVTFSRLNDNIREAFLTNMCKEYGSIEEVEIFYNPKNKKHLGIAKVVFDTVRAAKYAVQHLHQTSVMGNVIHVEIDPKGENRARYLQLLLRGLYTPWTLPVGSNERALQSLIDSLVVSSVRQGQGSVSSPTSIATPLSLDTAYSSIWQDTPCSFGLTPYSQGTPRTPCLSATPLSQDSCYSSLQATPVLQGEPSMYIVHKPLRRELCHRKLARYHRGFVEVSDVSLQWKHCQQKPAHLLSTQIQTSSQQLALCDREAQSSNHNNIEPSHDLASPCQESSDMVTATSKGLPLNCNSFSILSINFSADQQTAAGSPSSKHECETLFSPSALNCSSSSPQPQVESLDSRIESLLISSGSSDPLYFNRKILEANVHSQDSPTSPCSANNSPFTDDSVVCTTTSFGSFTARCQHSYNDVDPTLLTEIEEDETTQAVSFLTRNSQSPTLSDFTDVERIGHVDYEKEAKTSLSCPKEPYASNEDEEHSKNKHSAALIPTKDTSFTQPLTFSSLSHTTPHIAPQAPPAIAAGCLQPSVTSFPFPPPPFPPSIPPLPPRLPNGIIPIPPPGWIPPLGHHTRIPIPPPPIPPPPPIPPPPTFLRPPPPLIGVSSVPPPVHTYPTPMQPSGTLDKENPLRHGSAPVPQPPWPAPPFPRFNPFVPPPDYPITWENPHKVTVEKVLEVLMDELRSIIRKDITRRMIEGVAFKAFEDWWDSREKTTKIQASPLKSGTSSMSEKNKLINPLIRISGHVKKPPLPSFKVKRKKAGDPGITEEIENVLHSSHENSDIKEGNEILTPASERPKRRHARPHELDSDDQNDEGKEDTTLVDDEIIPDTGETLMTDNNAPETLFDRDDRDYGDNSNYPEEEKDVAPRNNDNEDATSTDGAQCSDSRSSSLEESEYSSDFNSSDSFSSESCEDSSSFNLNSEDEAMDEDAEDSMSDECIVISSGEESMEYDPPLNLSAPLTPGAQLDLALQDWSHLFHNEETDENLYTSHQQDICDLEAMMEFQNGEPQDVQPPSPIRLPAVEPNLDVMMESSEFIVECPQNVENLRPLTPTGCLVESDPDLLLKSKPTSPALVEVERPQTPGKGIVAELEIEDSDESSEVLSLSPASTEFVVVPSDVPAASYSLYQEMPKTPGREERSEWTEYSSGRTPPTPGRETAMSEASPSPIPGLYCNPYRTAPKTPGRDIILPRRAVIHLRKNQMVTTAPPLLYDDSLRCSPITLSSPCSLSDSSSDTADGRGVWISSGVRTKPLQGLENVPGLLNEEKSSLRQKQWRRLKNRWRPQHRKRSLKRITGSHYYPSRPCRWRSLGEERRILHSVWKEGLDEEDARLLHCTYERLQAQETGCGWLNDTLWIHHPLTKVPTQKSEEDKSWLPKHRTGSARSEGFYKISRKDKMKYFNNTKLATELPSTSTQGMCIPAQQQTSLRSGSDFRSEQRRLLSSFSCDSDLVKFNQLKFRKKRIRFSRSHIHEWGLFAMEPIAADEMVIEYVGQIIRQVIADMRELRYEEEGIGSSYLFRVDQDTIIDATKCGNLARFINHSCNPNCYAKIITVESQKKIVIYSRQPININEEITYDYKFPIEETKIPCLCGADSCRGSLN, encoded by the exons ATGGAAAGCGAAAAACAAAGTACTGAGAGAGAGACGTTGCCTCAGCAGTGGAGAAGTTGCAAGTTGATCATTGACCCTGCATTGACAAAAGGACTGTACAAAGTGTACCGTTTTGATGGACAGTATTTTAACATACCC GTGGAGGACTTAGGTCTGTTTCCTGTGGATACAGTCAGAGATCCCCGCATCTGCCGCCTGTGGAGCAAATGCAACAAGACCGACCTTGTAGTGCCCAAATTTAAG GTTGATGAATGGTATGTTGGCCCTGTTCCTCCCAAGGAAGTGACATTTTCCAGGTTGAACGACAACATAAGGGAGGCATTCTTGACTAATATGTGCAAAGAATATGGGAGCATTGAGGAAGTTGAAATCTTTTACAATCCCAAGAACAAAAAGCACTTAGGGATTGCAAAAGTTGTCTTTGACACAGTGAGGGCCGCAAAATATGCTGTTCAACACCTTCACCAAACATCCGTGATGGGAAATGTTATTCATGTAGAAATTGACCCCAAAG GTGAAAACAGAGCACGATATCTCCAACTCCTCTTACGTGGCCTTTATACTCCTTGGACATTGCCAGTGGGCAGCAATGAGAGAGCTCTTCAAAGCTTAATTGACAGTTTGGTG GTCAGCTCAGTCAGGCAAGGACAGGGGAGTGTGTCCAGCCCCACTAGCATCGCTACACCCCTCTCTCTGGACACAGCCTACTCCAGTATTTGGCAAGATACACCTTGCAGCTTTGGGCTTACACCGTATTCTCAGGGAACCCCCCGCACTCCTTGCTTGTCTGCAACTCCTCTCTCCCAGGATTCTTGCTACTCCAGTCTTCAGGCAACTCCAGTCCTCCAGGGGGAGCCCTCCATGTATATTGTTCACAAACCCTTAAGGCGAGAGCTCTGCCATCGTAAGCTTGCCAGGTATCACAGGGGATTTGTCGAAGTCTCAGATGTCAGCTTACAATGGAAGCATTGCCAACAAAAGCCAGCTCACCTACTCTCTACCCAAATACAAACTAGCAGCCAGCAGCTTGCTCTATGTGATCGTGAAGCACAGTCCTCTAATCATAACAATATAGAACCTTCCCATGACCTTGCCTCCCCATGTCAGGAGTCCAGTGACATGGTGACTGCTACCTCTAAGGGTTTACCCCTGAATTGCAACTCTTTTAGCATCCTGAGCATTAATTTCTCAGCtgaccagcagacagcagctggtTCCCCATCCAGTAAACATGAATGTGAAACACTCTTCTCTCCATCTGCTCTTAACTGTTCCTCCAGCAGCCCCCAGCCGCAGGTAGAGAGTTTGGACTCACGCATTGAGAGTTTGCTGATAAGCAGTGGGAGTAGTGACCCCTTGTACTTTAACAGAAAGATTTTGGAGGCTAATGTCCACTCTCAGGACAGCCCAACTTCACCTTGCTCAGCTAATAACTCCCCTTTCACAGATGACTCAGTTGTTTGCACCACAACTTCTTTTGGGTCCTTCACAGCAAGATGCCAGCACTCCTACAATGATGTTGATCCAACATTGCTCACTGAAATTGAAGAGGATGAAACTACTCAAGCTGTTTCGTTTCTTACAAGAAATTCCCAGTCTCCTACTCTCTCAGATTTTACAGATGTTGAAAGGATTGGTCATGTTGACtatgaaaaagaagcaaaaacatCACTATCATGTCCAAAG GAGCCTTACGCATCAAATGAAGATGAGGAGcactcaaaaaacaaacattctgcAGCTCTGATACCAACTAAAGACACCTCTTTTACTCAGCCtcttacattttcttctctcaGTCACACCACTCCACACATTGCCCCCCAAGCTCCTCCTGCCATTGCAGCTGGATGCTTACAGCCATCAGTGACCTCTTTCCCTTTCCCCCCTCCTCCCTTTCCCCCATCTATTCCACCTCTCCCACCTCGCTTGCCAAATGGCATTATTCCCATCCCACCTCCAGGCTGGATCCCCCCACTGGGCCATCACACCCGCATTCCCATTCCTCCACCCCCCattccaccacctcctcctatTCCTCCCCCACCAACCTTTCTTAGACCCCCTCCACCTTTAATAGGTGTATCTTCTGTTCCACCTCCTGTGCACACGTATCCCACACCTATGCAGCCGTCAGGCACTTTGGATAAGGAGAATCCTTTAAGGCATGGTAGTGCACCTGTCCCTCAGCCACCATGGCCTGCTCCACCTTTCCCAAGGTTTAACCCCTTTGTGCCACCACCAGACTACCCAATTACATGGGAAAACCCTCACAAGGTCACTGTAGAAAAAGTTTTAGAAGTCCTCATGGATGAACTAAGGTCAATCATTAGGAAGGACATTACACGTAGAATGATTGAAGGTGTTGCTTTTAAGGCATTTGAGGATTGGTGGGACTCTCGGGAAAAGACAACAAAG ATACAAGCGTCTCCTTTAAAAAGTGGAACAAGTAGTATGTCAGAGAAGAACAAACTAATAAATCCCCTCATTCGCATCAGTGGACATGTCAAAAAACCTCCACTGCCATCTTTTAAG gtaaaaaggaaaaaagcaggTGATCCTGGTATAACAGAAGAGATAGAAAATGTGTTGCATTCTTCGCATGAAAACTCTG ATATTAAAGAGGGAAATGAAATACTGACACCTGCATCAGAGAGACCTAAACGCAGACACGCAAGACCACATGAGCTTGACAGTGATGATCAAAATGACGAAGGGAAAGAAGATACCACACTTGTAGATGATGAAATAATACCAGATACAGGGGAGACCCTTATGACAGACAACAATGCTCCTGAAACACTG TTTGACAGAGATGATCGTGATTATGGAGATAACAGTAATTAtcctgaagaagaaaaggatgTGGCACCAAGAAATAATGACAATGAAGATGCAACTTCTACAGATGGAGCACAGTGCTCAGATAGTA GGAGCAGCTCTTTAGAGGAAAGTGAGTACTCATCAGACTTCAACTCCTCTGACTCATTCTCTTCAGAGAGCTGTGAGGACTCGTCCTCCTTTAACCTCAATTCTGAAGATGAAGCCATGGatgaagatgcagaggacagcaTGAGTGATGAGTGTATTGTGATATCTTCAGGCGAAGAGTCAATGGAGTATGATCCTCCCCTTAACCTCTCTGCCCCACTAACCCCTGGTGCACAGCTAGACCTGGCCCTGCAGGACTGGTCACATCTTTTTCATAATGAGGAAACAGATGAAAACCTGTATACATCCCATCAACAAGACATTTGTGACTTAGAAGCCATGATGGAATTCCAAAATGGCGAACCACAAGACGTACAGCCCCCATCACCTATAAGACTTCCAG CAGTGGAACCAAACCTTGATGTGATGATGGAGAGCTCTGAGTTTATAGTGGAGTGTCCACAGAATGTGGAAAACCTGAGACCTCTAACTCCGACTGGCTGTTTAGTAGAAAGTGATCCTGACCTCCTGCTAAAAAGCAAACCAACATCTCCAGCTTTGGTTGAGGTGGAACGACCACAAACCCCAGGCAAAGGGATAGTAGCTGAACTGGAAATTGAGGACTCAGATGAATCTAGTGAAGTCCTCTCGCTCTCCCCAGCAAGCACAGAGTTTGTTGTAGTACCTTCTGATGTCCCAGCAGCGTCATATTCATTGTACCAAGAGATGCCTAAAACTCCTGGTAGAGAAGAGAGAAGTGAGTGGACTGAGTATAGCTCTGGGAGAACTCCACCAACTCCTGGCAGAGAAACAGCTATGTCAGAAGCTAGTCCATCACCAATTCCAGGTCTGTACTGCAACCCATATAGAACAGCCCCAAAGACTCCTGGAAGAGACATTATTCTTCCCCGACGAGCTGTAATCCACTTGAGGAAAAATCAAATGGTGACAACTGCACCTCCGCTGTTATATGATGATTCTCTTAGATGCTCCCCAATCACACTGTCCTCTCCATGCAGCCTCTCTGATTCTTCATCTGACACTGCTGACGGTAGGGGTGTATGGATCAGTTCAGGTGTGAGAACAAAGCCTTTGCAGGGACTGGAGAATGTGCCTGGCCTTTTGAATGAGGAGAAATCCTCATTGAGGCAAAAACAGTGGAGGAGGCTAAAAAATAGATGGAGACCTCAACATCGCAAGAGATCACTTAAGAGAATCACTGGTTCACATTACTATCCCAGTCGACCCTGCAGGTGGCGTTCACTTGGTGAAGAGAGAAGAATCCTTCATAGTGTTTGGAAGGAGGGCCTGGATGAAGAGGATGCAAGGCTGCTGCATTGTACATATGAAAGGTTGCAAGCACAGGAGACTGGCTGTGGATGGCTCAATGATACCCTCTGGATACATCACCCCC TGACCAAAGTCCCCACACAGAAAAGTGAGGAAGACAAATCATGGCTGCCAAAACACAGGACTGGCTCTGCTCGCAGTGAAGGCTTCTATAAAATTAGCAGGAAggataaaatgaaatatttcaacaacaCAAAACTAGCCACTGAGCTTCCATCTACAAGCACTCAG GGAATGTGCATCCCTGCCCAGCAACAAACCTCCTTGCGATCTGGATCTGACTTCAGGTCTGAACAGCGCCGCCTGCTGTCTTCTTTTAGCTGTGACAGTGACCTGGTCAAGTTCAACCAGCTGAAG TTTCGAAAAAAGAGGATTCGATTTAGTCGGAGTCACATCCATGAGTGGGGCCTATTCGCCATGGAGCCTATAGCAGCAGATGAGATGGTGATTGAGTATGTGGGCCAAATCATCAGACAG GTCATTGCTGACATGAGAGAGCTGAGATATGAGGAGGAGGGCATTGGAAGCAGCTATTTGTTTCGGGTTGATCAGGACACCATCATTGATGCCACTAAATGTGGGAACTTGGCCAGGTTTATTAACCATAGCTGCAAT cCTAACTGCTATGCAAAGATCATCACTGTGGAATCTCAGAAGAAGATAGTGATATACTCCCGGCAGCCAATAAACATCAATGAAGAGATCACATATGACTACAAGTTTCCCATTGAGGAAACCAAGATTCCCTGTTTGTGTGGTGCAGATAGCTGCCGGGGCTCCTTGAACTAA
- the hpdb gene encoding 4-hydroxyphenylpyruvate dioxygenase → MTTYTDKGEKHKQGRFLSFDHVTFWVGNAKQAASYYCNKLGFEPLAYQGLETGSREVVSHVVKQDKIIYVFSSALNPGNKDMGYHLVQHGDGVKDIAFTVEDCDFLVQKARERGAVIIKEPHTLEDKYGKVRMAVLQTYGDTTHTFVERMGYSGLFLPGFCPPLFKDPLITKLPEGQLNFIDHIVGNQPDNEMVPVVEWYQKNLLFHRFWSVDDKQLQTQFSALRSIVVANYEETVKMPINEPAIGKRKSQIQEYVDYYGGPGVQHIAMNTSDIITAIRNLKERGMEFMSVPDTYYNQLREKLKHSKVKIAEDLDVLQELKILVDYDDNGYLLQIFTKPVQDRPTLFLEVIQRNNHQGFGAGNFKSLFEAIEADQNARGNLTPNGDTKNM, encoded by the exons ATG ACAACATACACTGACAAAGGCGAAAAG CATAAGCAGGGCAGGTTCCTCTCCTTTGATCATGTAACATTCTGGGTTGGAAATGCAAAGCAG GCCGCATCATATTATTGTAACAAGCTGGGATTTGAGCCTTTGGCTTATCAGGGTTTGGAAACAGGCAGTCGTGAAGTGGTGTCCCATGTAGTCAAACAAGACAAG ATCATTTATGTGTTCTCATCTGCCCTCAATCCTGGAAACAAAG ATATGGGATATCATTTGGTCCAGCATGGGGATGGAGTGAAGGATATTGCATTTACTGTGGAGGACTGTGACTTCTTAGTTCAg AAAGCCCGTGAGCGTGGTGCAGTCATAATAAAGGAGCCTCACACACTGGAGGACAAATATGGTAAAGTGAGGATGGCTGTGCTTCAGACG TATGGTGACACCACACACACGTTTGTGGAGAGGATGGGATACAgtggcttgtttctgccaggtttCTGCCCCCCTCTGTTCAAAGATCCTTTAATAACCAAACT ACCAGAGGGACAACTCAACTTCATTGACCACATTGTGGGAAACCAACCTGACAATGAGATGGTTCCAGTTGTGGAATG GTATCAAAAGAACCTTCTCTTTCATCGCTTTTGGTCAGTGGACGACAAGCAGCTTCAGACACAGTTTAGTGCCCTGCGCTCCATCGTAGTTGCAAACTATGAGGAGACTGTGAAAATGCCCATCAATGAGCCTGCGATTGGGAAGAGAAAGTCTCAAATCCAg GAATATGTAGACTACTATGGAGGTCCAGGGGTACAACATATTGCCATGAACACGTCAGATATCATCACTGCA ATACGTAACCTTAAGGAGCGTGGGATGGAGTTTATGTCTGTGCCTGACACCTACTATAACCAGCTGAGGGAGAAGTTGAAACACTCCAAAGTCAAAATCGCagaagacctggatgtcctgcAG GAGCTAAAGATCTTGGTGGACTATGATGACAATGGCTATTTACTTCAAATCTTCACCAAGCCAGTTCAGGATCGCCCCACTCTTTTCTTGGAAGTCATTCAGAGAAACAATCACCAG GGCTTTGGTGCAGGAAACTTCAAATCCCTTTTCGAAGCCATTGAAGCTGACCAGAATGCCAGGGGAAATCTGACACCAAATGGAGATACAAAGAACATGTGA